A genomic region of Alnus glutinosa chromosome 11, dhAlnGlut1.1, whole genome shotgun sequence contains the following coding sequences:
- the LOC133882725 gene encoding PTI1-like tyrosine-protein kinase 2: MVRGDQKVILSMMVGMLGIDIRMPSLLRSKTVKKRTIIVGLKSDNCGREMLLRLLTSVVKPGDSVLAIHVQVSNDTFDPNTFHIHEDLCKSKQVDLQVKVCIGDSYISELARQVRVNYATILALGCNPSGPRYSVVNICLKRLPPTCFLLVLDSIGRILVQRQGTSQQGSTKVVLQTSLSLPLNRTCFDQSIPTRNLQKSLTIPSPSMSSSSTPQINPFNVKKTVQVPDLVTQKRLVEGSIKHFTSEELSFATTNFSPSMVIGEGGHSKVYRANLEDGRAAAVKVLKTAPSSEDDLLREVGLLSGIKHEHIVQIIGYCNDKDMCAIVYNLLEGSLKQYLRQLSWSERMGVAIGMAKALQYLHHSCNPPVIHRDVKSSNILLSDNCQPQLTDFGLALLLHQTSETAKSFNVVGTFGYMAPEYMMYGTVDEKTDVYSFGVVLLELITGKEAIQTNLQENLESLVLWARSLLSCGLFERLIDPYLHECYKKEEMETMMFAARLCLLHSSSKRPTMKMILRLFEEPEYRLMMLERDDSLHENSSKGERGLWRHVDSVGDDSR; this comes from the exons ATGGTGCGTGGAGATCAAAAGGTCATATTGTCTATGATGGTTGGAATGCTTGGAATTGACATCCGAATGCCATCACTCCTGAGGTCCAAGACAGTGAAGAAGAGGACAATCATCGTAGGCTTAAAATCAGATAACTGCGGTAGAGAGATGCTGCTTCGATTACTTACTTCGGTTGTAAAGCCAGGGGATAGTGTTTTGGCTATTCATGTTCAAGTTTCAAACGACACTTTTGATCCAAACACTTTCCACATCCATGAAGATCTCTGCAAGTCTAAGCAG GTGGATTTGCAGGTTAAGGTTTGCATTGGAGACTCGTACATTTCTGAGTTGGCCCGTCAAGTACGAGTAAACTATGCAACTATCCTTGCACTTGGATGCAACCCTTCAGG GCCCAGATATTCAGTCGTAAATATTTGTCTGAAAAGGTTGCCTCCCACTTGCTTTCTTCTGGTTTTGGATAGCATAGGAAGAATCCTGGTCCAGAGGCAGGGAACTTCCCAACAAGGCTCTACAAAGGTAGTCCTCCAAACTTCTTTGTCACTTCCATTGAACCGCACTTGCTTTGATCAATCAATTCCCAcccggaatttgcaaaaatcatTGACCATACCATCGCCCTCAATGTCGTCATCATCAACACCGCAAATTAATCCGTTCAATGTCAAGAAGACAGTACAGGTTCCTGACTTGGTCACACAGAAGAGATTAGTAGAGGGATCCATCAAACATTTCACATCAGAAGAGCTTAGTTTTGCAACTACCAATTTTAGCCCTTCAATGGTAATAGGAGAAGGCGGCCACAGTAAGGTGTACAGAGCAAACCTTGAGGATGGTCGTGCTGCAGCCGTGAAAGTCCTTAAAACCGCCCCTTCTTCGGAGGATGATCTTCTCCGAGAAGTAGGCCTGTTGTCTGGAATAAAACATGAACACATAGTCCAGATTATTGGTTACTGTAATGACAAGGACATGTGTGCAATCGTGTATAATCTACTAGAGGGAAGCCTGAAGCAATATTTGAGACAACTCTCGTGGAGTGAGAGGATGGGGGTCGCGATTGGTATGGCGAAGGCGTTGCAGTACCTTCATCATTCTTGCAACCCTCCTGTCATTCATAGAGATGTGAAATCATCTAACATTCTCCTCTCTGACAATTGCCAACCACAA CTGACAGATTTTGGATTAGCATTGCTACTTCATCAAACCTCAGAAACTGCAAAGTCATTTAATGTTGTTGGGACCTTCGGATACATGGCCCCTGAGTACATGATGTATGGAACAGTTGATGAGAAGACAGACGTGTACTCCTTTGGGGTTGTGCTTCTGGAGCTCATCACTGGCAAAGAGGCGATTCAAACCAATCTGCAGGAAAATCTTGAAAGCTTAGTACTCTGG GCAAGGTCTTTACTCAGCTGTGGCTTATTCGAACGTTTAATAGACCCTTACCTTCACGAATGCTACAAGAAGGAAGAGATGGAAACAATGATGTTTGCAGCACGCCTCTGCCTCTTGCATTCATCTTCTAAAAGGCCAACAatgaaaatg ATACTGAGGTTATTTGAGGAGCCAGAATACAGGCTAATGATGCTCGAGAGAGATGACTCCCTGCATGAGAATAGCTCCAAAGGTGAAAGAGGCCTGTGGAGACATGTTGACTCAGTCGGTGATGACTCTAGATAA
- the LOC133882457 gene encoding L-ascorbate oxidase homolog, translating into MLLKLARFAAWLLSAIFMILGFVNAEDPYRFFNWNVTYGDIYPLGVRQQGILINGQFPGPEIYSVTNDNLIINVHNSLPEPFLLSWNGIQQRRNSYQDGVYGTTCPIPPGKNFTYTLQVKDQIGSFFYFPSLQFHKAAGGFGGIKILSRPRIPVPFPEPAGDYTLLIGDWYKTNHTKLKAILDRGHRLPIPNAVLINGRGSNGTSFTFEQGKTYRLRISNVGLQNSLNFRIQGHKMKLVEVEGTHTMQTTFSELDIHVGQSYSVLVTADQPAQDYFVAVSTRFTKRVLTTTATLHYKNSNRPVSGQIPGGPTTQIAWSLNQARAIRTNLTASGPRPNPQGSYHYGLINISRTIKLESSAAQVDGKQRYAVNSVSFVPADTPLKIADYFKIGGVFRVGSISDSPPTGKKMYLDTSVMGADFRAFVEIVFQNHENVVQSWHIDGYAFWVVGMDGGVWTPASRNQYNLRDAVSRSTTQVYPKSWTAIYMALDNVGMWNVRTEFWARQYLGQQFYLRVYSPVESIRDEFPIPKNALLCGRAAGRQTRPL; encoded by the exons ATGCTGCTAAAACTAGCACGATTTGCTGCATGGCTTTTGTCTGCCATTTTTATGATCTTGGGTTTCGTAAATGCTGAGGACCCTTACAGGTTCTTCAACTGGAATGTTACCTATGGCGACATATATCCCCTTGGAGTTCGTCAACAG GGAATCCTCATCAACGGCCAGTTTCCGGGGCCGGAAATATACTCCGTTACCAATGACAATTTAATCATAAATGTGCATAACAGCTTACCAGAGCCTTTCCTCTTGTCATG GAATGGGATTCAGCAGAGGAGAAATTCTTACCAAGATGGAGTGTATGGAACCACATGCCCCATCCCTCCAGGCAAAAACTTCACCTACACACTGCAGGTGAAAGATCAAATAGGCAGTTTTTTCTACTTCCCATCTCTTCAATTCCACAAGGCAGCTGGTGGCTTTGGAGGTATTAAAATCCTCAGCAGGCCTAGAATTCCCGTCCCATTCCCTGAACCTGCTGGGGATTACACTCTTCTCATTGGAGATTGGTACAAGACTAATCACACG AAATTGAAGGCCATTTTAGATCGTGGTCATAGGCTTCCCATCCCCAATGCTGTTCTAATCAATGGTCGAGGATCAAATGGAACATCTTTCACTTTTGAACAag GGAAAACCTATAGGCTTAGGATATCAAATGTGGGTCTCCAAAATTCACTCAACTTCAGGATTCAGGGCCACAAGATGAAGCTTGTTGAGGTTGAGGGCACCCACACGATGCAAACCACCTTCTCGGAGCTCGACATCCATGTAGGCCAATCTTATTCGGTGCTAGTCACGGCGGATCAGCCGGCTCAGGATTACTTTGTCGCAGTCTCAACCCGATTCACCAAACGGGTACTCACCACTACTGCCACCCTTCACTACAAGAACTCCAACCGCCCTGTTTCTGGCCAGATTCCTGGTGGACCGACCACCCAAATCGCTTGGTCTCTTAACCAGGCTCGTGCAATCAG GACCAACCTTACTGCAAGTGGACCAAGACCAAACCCACAGGGCTCATACCACTATGGTCTAATTAACATTTCGAGGACCATCAAGCTAGAGAGCTCGGCTGCTCAAGTTGATGGCAAGCAAAGATATGCAGTGAATAGCGTGTCTTTTGTCCCTGCTGACACGCCCCTCAAGATTGCAGATTACTTCAAGATTGGTGGCGTTTTTCGCGTTGGAAGCATCTCGGATAGTCCTCCTACTGGTAAAAAGATGTACCTTGACACATCAGTTATGGGTGCTGACTTTCGAGCCTTTGTTGAGATCGTGTTTCAGAACCATGAGAACGTCGTCCAGAGCTGGCACATCGATGGATACGCCTTCTGGGTTGTTGG AATGGATGGAGGAGTTTGGACACCAGCCAGTCGAAATCAGTACAATCTAAGAGATGCCGTTTCACGTTCTACCACACAG GTATATCCCAAGTCATGGACTGCTATTTACATGGCACTTGATAATGTGGGAATGTGGAATGTAAGAACTGAGTTTTGGGCGCGGCAATACCTCGGACAACAATTCTATCTCCGCGTATATTCACCTGTGGAATCAATAAGGGATGAGTTCCCCATTCCAAAGAATGCCCTTCTCTGTGGCAGGGCTGCAGGCAGACAAACCAGACCTCTTTAA
- the LOC133882690 gene encoding signal recognition particle 43 kDa protein, chloroplastic: MDITMIMDYGCGSLSQTHFLDYTAPTIANSVRSLTHPSPPNITPALTLPMDALAVNRSLSRLKPRTVPSSFPSQQQLALKPNHGTPNLTVYAIQNQENRFQETLPRNSNEDESYGEVNKIIGGRAVGGGTAMEYLIEWKDGHAPSWLLSDYIAKDVVAEYETPWWTAAKKADEPALQRLAEEDMRDVDAVDKDGRTALIFVSGLGSEPCVKLLAEAGANLDHRDNSGGLTALHMAAGYVKPGVVKVLLELGADPEVEDDKGRRPLDLAKEILTVTPKGNPVQFARRLGLESVIRMLEEAIFEYAEVQEILEKRGKGDNVEYLVKWKDGEDNEWVKAGLIGEDLVRDYEAGLEYAVAEGVVGKRVGDDGGKEYLVKWTDMDEATWEPEENVDPELIKKFEEAQMVEAQAQLSKDGT, from the coding sequence ATGGACATAACCATGATAATGGATTATGGATGTGGTTCCTTATCCCAAACCCACTTCCTAGATTACACTGCGCCTACCATTGCCAACTCAGTCCGTTCTCTAACCCACCCATCTCCTCCAAACATCACGCCGGCTCTAACACTACCCATGGACGCTCTCGCAGTGAACCGATCTCTCTCTCGCCTCAAACCCAGAACCGtcccttcttcttttccttcccaACAACAACTCGCCCTCAAACCAAACCATGGCACCCCTAACCTCACTGTCTATGCCATCCAAAACCAAGAGAATCGCTTCCAGGAAACGCTTCCAAGAAACAGCAACGAAGACGAGTCCTACGGCGAAGTCAACAAGATCATCGGTGGCAGAGCAGTGGGAGGTGGGACCGCGATGGAGTACTTGATCGAGTGGAAAGACGGGCATGCCCCGTCCTGGCTCCTGTCGGATTACATAGCTAAAGATGTGGTGGCGGAGTACGAGACTCCGTGGTGGACCGCAGCCAAGAAAGCCGACGAGCCGGCTCTCCAGCGGCTCGCCGAGGAGGACATGCGTGACGTGGACGCCGTGGACAAAGATGGGCGGACGGCGCTTATTTTTGTTTCCGGGCTCGGCTCCGAGCCGTGTGTCAAACTCCTAGCCGAAGCCGGCGCGAACCTGGACCATCGCGATAATAGCGGCGGCTTGACGGCTCTTCATATGGCGGCTGGGTACGTTAAGCCAGGCGTGGTTAAGGTGTTGTTGGAGCTCGGTGCGGACCCAGAGGTGGAAGATGATAAGGGACGTAGGCCGTTGGATTTGGCGAAAGAGATATTGACGGTTACGCCTAAAGGAAACCCCGTGCAATTTGCTAGGAGACTGGGGCTGGAGAGTGTGATTAGGATGTTGGAGGAGGCAATATTCGAGTACGCGGAGGTGCAGGAGATATTGGAGAAGAGAGGGAAGGGTGATAATGTGGAGTATTTGGTCAAATGGAAGGACGGTGAAGATAATGAGTGGGTCAAAGCTGGGTTGATAGGGGAGGACCTGGTGAGGGACTATGAGGCTGGGCTGGAATATGCTGTGGCAGAGGGAGTGGTGGGGAAGAGAGTTGGTGATGATGGGGGCAAAGAGTACTTGGTGAAATGGACGGATATGGATGAAGCCACGTGGGAGCCTGAGGAGAATGTTGATCCTGAACTAATCAAAAAGTTTGAGGAGGCCCAGATGGTGGAGGCCCAGGCTCAATTGAGTAAGGATGGGACATAA